The Impatiens glandulifera chromosome 8, dImpGla2.1, whole genome shotgun sequence genome includes a window with the following:
- the LOC124912168 gene encoding uncharacterized protein LOC124912168, with product MDLPQEELQFLSIADILKESTAVPRQSPKTFYLITLTLIFPLSFAILAHSLFTHPLLVRIDSRSGSHTSEWTKLLLFQFFYLLFLFASSLLSTAAVVFTVASLYTSKPVSFSSTMSAIPKVLKRLFITFVWVSLTMVVYNLVFIGFVFLLMVAVDTQNVLLFFFAMIVIFLLFLVVHVYITALWHMASVVSVLEPVYGFSAMKKSYELLRGRTRMASVMVFAYLVICGIISGVFGAVVVHGGFSYGVFFRITMGGFLVGVLVIVNLVGLMVQSVFYYVCKSYHHEGIDKTALFDHLGGYLGEYVPLKSSIQLENLDG from the coding sequence ATGGATCTACCACAAGAAGAGCTTCAATTTCTAAGCATAGCAGATATTCTTAAGGAATCAACAGCAGTACCCAGACAGTCTCCTAAAACGTTTTACCTtataaccctaaccctaatttTCCCCCTTTCATTCGCGATCCTAGCTCATTCGCTATTCACTCATCCTTTACTTGTCCGAATTGATAGCCGTTCTGGTTCACATACATCTGAATGGACTAAACTCCTACTCTTTCAGTTCTTCTATCTTTTGTTCCTTTTCGCATCATCCCTTCTCTCCACGGCTGCTGTTGTTTTCACAGTAGCATCTCTTTACACTTCCAAACCCGTATCATTCTCCTCCACCATGTCTGCGATCCCAAAAGTGTTAAAACGCCTATTCATCACCTTTGTATGGGTTTCTCTCACAATGGTTGTTTACAACTTAGTTTTCATCGGCTTTGTATTCCTTCTTATGGTGGCTGTCGATACCCAAAATGTCCTACTCTTCTTCTTCGCGATGATAGTCATATTTCTGCTATTTCTAGTGGTTCATGTTTACATAACCGCGTTATGGCATATGGCTAGCGTGGTATCTGTGCTTGAACCTGTTTATGGATTCTCTGCTATGAAGAAAAGCTATGAACTTTTAAGGGGAAGGACAAGAATGGCTTCTGTCATGGTGTTTGCTTATCTTGTTATTTGTGGTATCATAAGCGGGGTGTTTGGAGCTGTTGTGGTTCATGGAGGGTTTAGTTATGGCGTGTTTTTTAGGATAACCATGGGTGGATTCTTGGTTGGGGTGCTGGTCATTGTGAATTTGGTTGGTTTAATGGTGCAAAGTgtgttttattatgtttgtaAGAGTTATCACCATGAAGGAATTGATAAAACCGCACTTTTTGATCATCTTGGTGGCTATTTGGGAGAGTATGTTCCTCTTAAGAGTAGCATTCAATTGGAAAACTTGGatggttga